A genome region from Colwellia sp. Arc7-D includes the following:
- a CDS encoding methylmalonyl-CoA mutase family protein has product MNTERYQLKNKIRIVTAASLFDGHDAAINIMRRILQSSGAEVIHLGHDRSVEEVVNTAIQEDANAIAMTSYQGGHNEYFKYMYDLLKERGCEHIRIVGGGGGVILPDEIKMLQDYGITRIYSPDDGRALGLLGMIDDMLERCDFKTGVNVKKDDVANLKKGVPLQDKKQAIARLISAAENAPEENKSDLTKIRKIAAISKTPVLGITGTGGAGKSSLVDELIRRFLMATDDSKIAIVSVDPSKRKTGGALLGDRIRMNAVNNDRVYMRSLATRQSNLALSVYVNDTLDILKATDFDLIILETSGIGQSDTEIEEHSDVSLYVMTPEYGAATQLEKIDMLDFADIIALNKFDKRGALDALRDVKKQYKRNRGMFEAGDDEVPVYGTIASQFNDRGMTELYNAVITALNTKSGLTVGDLLSTEGTLANKSSVIPGNRIRYLSEISESNRGYDAWVEKQTTVAQKLYGIHQAIETAKETETDVSAGLVAQLETLYTHVELDLDPKNKLLLEQWADKVQRYKDPEFKFKVRDKELSIQTHTKSLSGSAIPKISMPKYQGWGDILKWNLQENVPGEFPYTAGLFPFKREGEDPTRMFAGEGGPERTNRRFHYVSKGMPAKRLSTAFDSVTLYGNDPAIRPDIYGKIGNAGVSICCLDDAKKLYSGFDLAHAMTSVSMTINGPAPMLLGFFLNAAIDQQCERFITENGLEKEVAATIKKIYQGKGCERPQYQGNLPEGNDGLGLMLLGVTGDQVLPPEVYKTIKAKTLTLVRGTVQADILKEDQAQNTCIFSTEFALRLMGDVQEYFIDKGVRNFYSVSISGYHIAEAGANPITQLALTLANGFTFVEYYLSRGMDINEFGPNLSFFFSNGIDPEYAVIGRVARRIWSKAMKNKYGANARAQMLKYHIQTSGRSLHAQEIDFNDIRTTLQALYAINDNCNSLHTNAYDEAITTPTEDSVRRAMAIQLIINRELGLSKNENPIQGAFIIEELTDLVEEAVLTEFDRINERGGVLGAMETMYQRGKIQEESMHYEHLKHSGEFPIIGVNTFLSSTGSPTIVPEEVIRATEEEKTYQIEMLASLNKANEAEVEVLLKRLQTAAIKHENIFELMMDACKVCSLGQIVNSLFEAGGQYRRNM; this is encoded by the coding sequence ATGAATACTGAAAGATATCAGTTAAAAAATAAAATTCGCATTGTAACAGCGGCATCATTGTTTGATGGTCACGACGCGGCTATTAATATTATGCGTAGAATTTTGCAATCAAGCGGTGCTGAAGTTATTCATCTTGGTCATGATCGAAGTGTTGAAGAAGTGGTAAATACCGCGATTCAAGAAGACGCGAATGCCATTGCCATGACCTCTTATCAAGGCGGCCATAACGAATATTTTAAATATATGTATGACCTGCTCAAAGAGCGCGGTTGTGAACATATTCGTATAGTAGGCGGCGGCGGTGGCGTTATTCTACCTGACGAAATTAAAATGCTGCAAGATTATGGTATCACTCGTATTTACTCACCTGATGATGGTCGTGCTCTTGGTTTACTTGGCATGATTGACGACATGTTAGAACGCTGTGATTTTAAAACTGGCGTAAACGTTAAAAAAGATGACGTTGCCAATTTAAAAAAAGGCGTGCCACTACAAGATAAAAAACAAGCCATTGCGCGTTTAATTTCAGCGGCAGAAAACGCACCAGAAGAAAATAAAAGCGACCTGACTAAAATTCGTAAGATTGCCGCGATCAGTAAAACTCCGGTATTAGGTATTACTGGCACCGGTGGTGCAGGTAAATCATCTTTAGTAGATGAGCTTATTCGACGCTTTTTAATGGCAACCGATGATAGCAAAATAGCTATTGTGTCGGTTGATCCGTCAAAGCGTAAAACGGGTGGTGCTTTACTCGGTGACCGTATTCGTATGAACGCGGTGAATAACGACCGTGTTTATATGCGCTCGCTAGCAACACGTCAGTCTAACTTAGCCTTGTCAGTGTATGTGAACGACACGCTCGATATTTTAAAAGCGACTGACTTTGATTTAATTATTTTAGAAACTTCAGGTATTGGCCAGTCAGACACCGAAATTGAAGAGCATTCTGATGTTTCTTTATATGTGATGACACCAGAGTACGGTGCGGCAACACAACTTGAAAAAATCGATATGTTAGATTTTGCTGACATTATCGCATTAAACAAATTTGATAAACGTGGCGCACTCGATGCACTGCGTGATGTGAAAAAACAATATAAACGTAACCGTGGCATGTTTGAAGCCGGCGATGATGAAGTACCCGTATACGGTACTATCGCGTCACAATTTAATGACCGTGGCATGACCGAGTTATACAACGCGGTGATCACAGCGTTAAATACAAAGTCAGGCTTAACCGTTGGTGATCTTTTATCTACTGAAGGCACGTTAGCGAATAAGAGTAGTGTTATTCCTGGCAACCGTATTCGTTATTTATCTGAAATATCAGAAAGTAACCGTGGTTACGACGCTTGGGTTGAAAAACAAACAACCGTTGCTCAAAAACTTTATGGCATTCATCAAGCGATTGAAACAGCAAAAGAAACTGAGACAGATGTGTCAGCAGGTTTAGTTGCTCAACTTGAAACATTATATACTCATGTCGAGTTAGACTTAGATCCAAAAAATAAACTATTACTAGAGCAATGGGCAGATAAAGTTCAGCGTTATAAAGACCCTGAATTTAAATTTAAAGTACGTGATAAAGAGCTTTCAATTCAAACGCATACAAAATCGTTGTCAGGTAGTGCAATTCCAAAAATCAGCATGCCTAAGTATCAAGGCTGGGGTGATATTTTAAAGTGGAATCTACAAGAAAACGTACCCGGTGAATTCCCATACACCGCTGGTTTGTTCCCATTTAAACGTGAAGGTGAAGATCCAACACGTATGTTCGCCGGTGAAGGTGGCCCAGAACGTACTAACCGTCGTTTTCATTATGTCTCTAAAGGAATGCCAGCTAAACGTTTATCAACCGCGTTTGACTCGGTAACCTTATACGGTAACGATCCCGCTATTCGTCCTGATATTTACGGAAAAATTGGTAACGCCGGTGTTTCAATTTGTTGTTTGGATGATGCTAAAAAACTTTACTCTGGTTTTGACTTAGCCCATGCCATGACTTCAGTTTCAATGACCATTAATGGTCCAGCGCCAATGTTGCTAGGTTTCTTCTTAAATGCCGCCATTGATCAACAATGTGAACGTTTTATCACTGAAAATGGTTTAGAAAAAGAAGTTGCTGCAACGATTAAAAAAATCTACCAAGGCAAAGGCTGTGAACGTCCGCAATATCAAGGCAACTTACCAGAAGGTAACGACGGTTTAGGCTTGATGTTATTGGGTGTTACGGGCGATCAAGTGTTGCCACCAGAAGTCTACAAAACGATAAAAGCGAAAACATTAACCTTGGTTCGCGGTACAGTACAAGCGGATATCTTAAAAGAAGATCAAGCTCAAAATACCTGTATTTTCTCTACTGAATTTGCATTGCGTTTAATGGGTGATGTACAAGAGTATTTTATTGATAAAGGTGTGCGTAATTTTTACTCAGTATCCATTTCTGGCTACCATATTGCAGAAGCTGGCGCGAACCCGATCACTCAATTGGCGTTAACTTTAGCGAATGGCTTTACGTTTGTAGAATATTACTTAAGCCGTGGTATGGACATCAACGAGTTTGGTCCAAACTTATCGTTCTTCTTCTCAAACGGTATTGACCCAGAATATGCGGTAATTGGCCGAGTGGCTCGTCGTATTTGGTCAAAGGCGATGAAGAATAAATATGGGGCTAATGCCCGTGCACAAATGTTGAAATACCATATTCAAACCTCTGGCCGTTCATTGCATGCACAAGAAATTGATTTCAATGACATTCGTACTACTTTGCAAGCGCTTTACGCTATCAACGATAACTGTAACTCTTTGCATACTAATGCTTATGATGAAGCAATCACAACGCCGACTGAAGACAGTGTTCGTCGTGCAATGGCAATTCAATTAATTATCAACCGTGAATTAGGACTTTCTAAAAATGAAAACCCAATTCAAGGCGCGTTTATTATTGAAGAGTTAACCGATTTAGTCGAAGAAGCAGTATTAACTGAATTTGACCGTATTAATGAACGTGGTGGTGTACTGGGCGCGATGGAAACTATGTACCAGCGTGGAAAAATTCAAGAAGAAAGTATGCATTACGAGCACTTAAAGCATTCAGGTGAGTTCCCTATTATTGGTGTTAATACCTTCTTAAGTTCAACTGGGTCACCCACAATTGTGCCTGAAGAAGTTATTCGTGCCACTGAAGAAGAAAAAACCTATCAAATTGAAATGTTAGCAAGTTTAAATAAAGCCAATGAAGCTGAAGTAGAAGTATTACTTAAACGCTTACAAACAGCGGCAATTAAACATGAAAACATTTTTGAACTGATGATGGATGCTTGTAAGGTTTGTTCTTTAGGACAAATTGTAAATTCACTATTTGAAGCAGGCGGCCAATACCGTCGCAACATGTAA